The Solanum lycopersicum chromosome 2, SLM_r2.1 DNA window ttgttaaagatatttttgcaaataattctttttacaTTGCATGTCATTTTTAATACACCAAATCAAACAACACATAAGAAATAATCTGTGTATAACTAATGCAAAATAACTATTATAACCATTGTTAATGCAAACATTGCTAATACACTctataaaacattatttttatacactctaccaaataATCCCTTAGTTATTAATTTACtccttttattaattataatttttatctttttctttcccAAGAGGGAAAGAAGATAAAGAAAGGCTTcctattacatttttttaggTATTGTGTTTAGTATGTTTAAAttgtaatataataaaattaacctTCTATTGATAGTTTCTTAAGAAGTGGACAAAGTTAATAAGAAACAATTATTGTTAAAAGAGAGTActtctattttatattatttttatgcaactcaaaatatttatttcaagttATTTATTCATCTATAAAGATAAATTTGTTTAttgttatgttattattatatatattttgaaaataattcatttatttttaattttgataatgatgaataaaatatataaatattaaaaaataacttaaatatctCTTAGATCTTTTTAAATGAACATATTATGTTAAAAGAAagataaataaaaggaaaaatgataGAGAGAGAAGGGGGGAGTATTtgtcttaattttatttatttatatatatatatatttcagaAAGAACATTTCTTACAACTCTTTGAATCTGATttactatttaaaatatttaaaattacaaaattaaagaatatattaaaattacaaaattcagttttcatttttactctctttaaattttgtgtataaattaaaactagtcaaataaatttaaatagagCGTACAATTTTTAGAAAGGATCTTCtagtaatatattatttaataagatCACAAGACCaagattttaataatttttagaaattataaaattttacatgTTTACATCTTTTAGATCAAAATTATATgtccaaataaatattcaaagaaacagaattaattatttcaaaaccaTGTCTTAACGGCACATATCTTTCTAGGTCCGTAGGTGTAGCATCTTActataataattgaaaatacaTCTTCTATTTTGTTGTAATTATTCACAATAGTATAGTTTTGGTTCAtagtttcttttgaaaatttgtcggatatagaatttatatatttattcactGGCATCATAACATCATCCGCATTGAATTATTACCCAAATGAGTTGAAATCAAGGCTTGAGCAATTTTATATTGGGACGCGCTAACATTTAATGCTTGCAAGATACGATTATCTGATAGCAACAGCAAAATTTTAGTGGGAGAAAGGAACAGAGCATGTGTAATAGGGCTTAGTATTTAAGTTTGATTTGGGAGAAGAAGAGTGTTATTTGTGTAGTAAAATTGAAGCCATGGATGTAGTTGAGGAAGATGTGTTAGGTGAAGTGACGACAGCATTCAGGAGTAGAAGAACAAGAAGTGTTGCATGGAGGAAAGCACAGCTTCAAGCAATTCTCAAACTCcttgatgaaaatgaagaggAGATCTTTGAAGCACTTAGACAGGATCTCGGAAAGCATCCTGTTGAATCTTATCGTGATGAAGTGAGTAactaatttttccatttttaaaacTGAGTTACGCATCTGGTGCTTTAGTTTCGTACACTGTTGATTTTCATATTAGTTGCGTATAAAGCAAATTTCTGCTTCAATAATATACATAACACTGTTTATCAAAATTGGAAGTTGTATTCGTTGGATGTGATATGTGAATGCTTTAAAAACCTACAATTACGACGAACAGGGCACTAGCAGCTTCAATAGAAAGGTAATCGTGAAAAAAAGGTGGAGAGTAAATGCTGGTACAAACAAGTTGAGCATAGAGGCGTTGATGAAAGTGGTATCAACAGTTGAGCTAACAGCAATAGTGTAAGTGAGCGATAGAGTGTAGCTGGGTAAGAATCTGATGATCCCCTTTTATTAGAGGACCAATAGCTAGGGATTGAAAACGATCCTTGATCAGTAGGAAACGGCCTCTTGATTTGTGGGAGATGATTGCAAGAATCTCGGAATCCATTGAGAAGCATGGAGCAGTAGCGGACTAGCAATTATGCTGGAGTTAATTGGAAGTGGAAGATGTGGAGCAGACAGGTATAATTAGGCGGGATGTGCCTGATCAATTGTAGGCACGCTAGTCAGGCCTTCCCGGACATTGTCCGTCTTCTGATTTGCACATGCTGAGATGACTCATCCTACCTCAGGAGCAGGACCAAAATTTACTGCTGCAATGATCAACCTATGACCTATCCTGTCAGAGAAATGGCTTATACACTTGAAATTCATATGTGATCAAAcgaattaaacaataaaaattggTGTATTTAGTGATCAAATGCATGACCAAGGGTTGGTTTCTCACTCATTTCAGGTTGGTGTGGTGAGGAAATCAGCTACCAATGCTTTGCGCTGTGTTGAAAAGTGGATGGCCCCTCAAAAGGTTTGTAATTCTTACCTCTCCCCTTTCCCcttgagaaataaataaaatcatcctCAACTGTTTGAGGATTCTTTGGCAAACATCTTCGTTGAAATTAGTTATCAGAAAAACATATTTGTTGAAATGATCCTTCACGAAGTAACACGTTCTGAATGTTGACTGTAACAGctcctctcttttctttcttgaataagtATGTTAACTATGGTAGAAACAAGTATATTCATTTTTACGACCGCCCTTATTAAGAATTAAGATTACCATGTATTATCTTACTGGTGAATTGTCCAAGATGTTTTGCTGTCCAAAACAGTCTTACAGATACAAGCAAACCAGTAAAACTTTGACAAGGTTGAAATAGACTTAGAATGAAACAGATTAAAATTGTTCTGTTCTGTTACTAAATTAGCATGTCAAGTAGTAGCAACAGGAGTTGCATCACGTCCTCCAATAAGGTGTAACaacaaatagtgtataaaaCAATCTGCAGTTCCAATGAACTGTTCGGTAGCAATCAACCCAGaagtaacaataaagtaaacCTTGTGATGGTATGACCTTATTCAGACATCAAAGTGCTCTTACACTCTCGTGTGTGAAACCTGGTAAAAATATCTCTTATGTTTACTTGCTTCTTGGTCATCTAACCAGCAAGCGAAAGTTAAAATTGTTCTTTCATTCATGTTGCTCAGTCATTTGACAGCTATTTTGTGTTTATCTATAACTTATAAACTAAGGTGTTGAGCAGCCACTAATGATGCAATATGAGCAGGCCCCAATACCATTAGTTCTCTTTCCTGCAAGAGGAGCAGTAGTATCAGAGCCACTGGGAGTAGTGCTAATATTTGTGTCCTGGAATTTTCCCATCTGTGAGTAAAATCTTCTTGACTAATACTGCAACTGTCCCATCACTTCTTTTTTAGTTGGGGAGAAATGTTGACCATCCTAGAATCAAACTAATTCCTTGAGCAAAATGAGGAGCCAAACTAATGTggattttattttcttagctGGTTATCCATAACTGGTGCTTTGTGTTTATTAGTCTGTTATTTCATCTGCAGCCCTAGCTTTAGACCCAGTGATTGGAGCAATCTCAGCTGGAAACGCAATTGTCCTTAAACCTTCTGAGCTAGCACCAAAATGCTCCTCCGTTCTGGCCAATACAATACCTCGTTACTTGGATCCAGAAGCTATTAAAGTTGTTGAAGGTGGACATGATGTATCAGAACAACTACTGCAGCTAAAATGGGATAAGATATTTTTTACAGGTATAACCTATCCATTTTGTTTCCTATGATCTTTCTCATGTTTGGGAAGAGCATTTTGCAGAAGGGCATTCAACAAATAGAATGATTAAGGAATGACCTAGAAGAAAGAGTCGTTAGTTAGGAACAGCCACTTGTGTTGATGATGTAATCCTGAACTCCTGTTTTGCAGGTAGTCCACGAGTTGGCCGCCTCATAATGTCAGCAGCTGCAAAGCACTTAACACCTGTAACTCTTGAGCTGGGTGGAAAATGTCCAACCATCTTGGACAGGCTATCTAATTTCTCTGATTTACAGGTTCCCAATGGTTAAATATCCTCTTAAAGTAATAAGATTACTTCATCTTTTATCTAAAAGGAAGTTAAGCTATAAACTGTAAGGGATAAAACACGGGACAACTTAATTTGTGGCAAATGAAAGGAAATCAACGTATAGTTTTGAGTACAATTGGATATTTTCTTCATAGGTTATTTCACCAAAAACTTTGGGTCGCATTATGATGTGTAGTAGAGTATATAATTTGTTCAAGCCGTATTCACATTTTGCTCACAGTACGGTGTTGGTTTTAAGGTGGCTGTCAAGAGGATAGTGGGGGGCAAGTGGGGACCATGCAATGGACAAGCATGCATTGGAATCGATTATGTGCTCGTGGAAACACAATTTGCTCCAGTTCTGGTATTAATGGCagcatgatatttttatattttccctCTTTCTTTGTCAGTAAAAGTTTTATTCTATTTCTCTTTTTGAGGCAGATAGTGTAGCTTCCTATTTATGTTGTAGTTTCTGGTATTTCAGATTGAACTATTGGAGAAATCCATCAAGACATTTTATGGTGAGAACTTGAAAACTTTGGCAAATCTTGCCAGAATAGTGAACAAGCACCACTTTGATAGAGTACACAATCTTCTGAAAGACCCAAAAGTTGCAGCATCTGTTGTTTATGGAGGCTCAGTAGATGAGGAAAATATGTAACCCCACTGTCGTTCCTATATCTATTGTTGTACTATTGCTTACATACCCTGTTCCTCATTCTATTTGATGTATCTTTTAGGGCCATTGAACCAACAATTTTGTTGAATCCTCCCCTTGATGCTGATATCATGAACGAAGAAATATTCGGCCCTTTGCTTCCAATCATCACAGTAAGAGCAAActgattttcaagaaaattcgTTGCTATGTTTTACTTGAGAAACGTTGATCTATGCTTTGAATTGGAGTAAAAGGACTTCACCCTCGATTCATTTCATCAGAAAATCTCTTTCAAGAGAATGTCTGACAAGAAAGTGGTTGTTTTAACAGCTAAAGAATATCGAAGAAAGCATTCCGTTCATAAACTCAAGGCCAAAACCTCTTGCAATATATGCATTTACCAAGAATGATTCGTTGAAGGAGAAAATCTTGCAGGAAACATCTTCCGGAAGTCTGACTTTTAATGATGCTATGATTCAGGTATGATGATCCACCTCCTCTTTCAAATGTATCCTCAGCTACATATAAGCAGAAAAAGAGATGTTTAATTTACTAGTCATAACATTGCAATTTCAGTTTCTATGTGACACATTACCATTTGGAGGCGTTGGTCAGAGTGGTTACGGACGTTACCATGGGAAGTTCACTTTTGACACATTCAGTCATGAAAAAGCAGTTCTACATAGGAGCTTCTTAGTTGAGTTGGAATCAAGGTATCCTCCATGGAATGATTTCAAGATGGAGTTTGTTAGATTGGCTTACAACTATGACTATCTTGGGATGATACTGCTCTTGCTGGGGTTGAGAGGACTATTCAGAACAAACCGAAGGCAGTAGAAGATAAAACTCTTCTCACTTAAATAAGGTTAATCCGTCATAAAAGTGTCTAGAAAACTTAATGTCAGTGAGAGAGCAAAAACTATTTGAggattattatttatcaattgaGGTAGTCTTCTTTGTTTCTACTTGCTATGTTATAaatcaatattcataaaaattactatttttctATAGAAATGAATAACTTAtgaattcttttcttttttttgggacTTAAGAGGAACAACTAAAGTATTGTTGTAAAGTTACTAGAATTGCAGTTCTCTTTCTGAAGTGATTCGTCAAACCTGTTGAAGAAAGAAACACGGTTGCTGGCAGGGATTTGGAATTTAGGATCTTCTTCATTCTAATACTCTTCGTTATTTTAAAagctcaaaataaaaataattaaaaaaaattcatttatccTTAGCCGTATATGTTCTTAAAGACTAcacacaaataaatatttgatgaaatacacatttttattttttaagaaataggtAAACggaaaaacaatttaaaacgGAGGagtattccttttctttttctttttttttgaaaaataaaataaaatttggcaCAGAAGAAAAGTTGTAGGCGAATAGAGTTGTCCGCAGCCATACATTTgcctttatttttctatatttaaatatCACACACATTATTCAACACGTGACAGGCACAAACGGTGCACGCGGATTGGTTATATGAGGAATGGCCCTCTCCTTGTCCAAAACGACGCCATTGAGAACCAATCTTTCCTATCGGCCACCGGAAAATGTCCAACGCGCCTCCGCTTTTCTCATGCCTATAACAGATCTGACTTTTGGACGAATCTATACTGCCAATCTGATCCGATTCTGTCACCCTAGAATTCTATCAAGCCGTAATTTCGCTGCACTCAAAGGTCCGATGGCCGAGGAAACGAATCTCAAAAGCACCGTAGAGTCAACGATGGATAACAAGATCACCGTTGAGTCAACGACGAATAACAAAACGGAATCGGAGAAGAAACAGGAAGAATCAAAGGTTACCATACCACCGCCGCCGGAGAAGCCGTTGCCGGACGATTGTTGCGGGAGTGGATGTGTTAGATGCGTGTGGGACATGTATTATGAAGAACTCGAGGAATACAATAAGCTTTACAAGAGCAATCCAGATGTTAAACCTTCTTAGAGAATCTAGAATTCATCCGTGTTCATATGAATTGTTGTTTGCTACATTCATGATTAAAATATTGAAGACAGATTTACGAACAGGCAGATTCTTTGTAAACTTCACCGGttgttattttcttattctACTTCCTTATGGTTTGGAAACTAGTTTTGCCAAATATTGTAAGCAAAGATACGAAAGCTACTCGtaaattattttgagatattGTGTGACAAAGATTAGGATTTGATGCAAAAGGCTAGGCAAAGATTACCTGTCTGAGTAACAAgaagttcaattttttaaaaaatatgtatgaaGATCGGAAGTAACTCAAAAGATGAGTCATAGTACTGTGGATATCATTTGAACACCTTTTGAAGCTAGTTGGATTACCAAAATTTATTTCTTGATCCTCCCTATAGTAATTTAATTACAAGGAAAAGGCACAAATTTCCTATAAACTTGTTTTGAAAAATCAGTTACAATATGTGGTTAATTACACTCATTATCAATGTCATgtcagaaattaaaaaaaacttatatttttttttgtataacttacataaatactatagtgtaaaatttaaattacctTCTATTCCTGTTGATACATTATGTATCAATCTATTGCActtattaaggaaaaaaatctgTAAAATCAATTTCAAATCTCATAGTATCCATTTGTTCCACTAATTAAGgggaaaaactgaaaattaaattaagattccACAAATTACGTTATtccattcaaaattattatcaagaattcaaaatcctatattgtaacaacccaaaaaatcggaaaattaaatttcttcttcttgttcatcaTTCTCtctgtttcataaaaaaaatatcgaaaTTTTGAAAAACGGGATGAGTTATGAAGGATTGTATGAAATTGTTGTTGTACAAACGATTTCTTTTGTAAATCTTCATGTTCATCGAATATCTTTTCGATTTTGATTCAAGATTAtcgaaaattttgagattctaAATTCTTATCCAGTCATTGAAGATCCTTTccattttgattcaaaattgataataattttgaatttcaaaattattctcctagttcattgaagattctttcaattttgattaaaaattatcaaaattttcgAGAAGATACACCATGAAGATCCTTTCAATATAAATTGATAAGTGTTGTATTTCTACTAGGTACACTTAATAAGAAAGTGTTGCCTATAAAATTTTAGGTTTGAGatcaatacattattatttggCAATTGTTATGTTACgcatacatttagtataaattcaaatttatatatcataactaaaaaaattagtgcatgatatatattattatttatatatgttctTTTGTTTGAGATCATGACGATCCTTTCGATtgaattgataaatattatatttttactagatacattaaataagtgTCGCCCATAAGATTGTAAGTTTGAGATCGATAGATTATGGTTTGATAATtgttatgtataatatacatctaaaataaatttgaatttacgtattataattaaaaaatagtgtttgatacattattatttatgtctgttattttatttgagaaatacaacactttcaaatttttaaaaaatacatcataGTAATTGTTTGAGATCATACATTATTGTTTGGTAATTGTTATATATCAGATacattttagtataaatttgaatttacgtatcataactaaaataagcgttgatacattaatcgttaagtaagatacattacattttatacatgatacattaatctgatgcgtgagatacattaatctgatgcgctgatacattaatttaatgcgcaaaaatgagggattttgaaaatttgtaaaacaataGATTTAAAGCTCGAGCATGTGTCCTTCCTCGATTTCTTCACTCACAAATGTATCACgaatataatttgatattgtgTACGAAAACATAGTCTTCTAAATTTGAATAACCGTAGAATATACATAGCAACACTTGATACATGAACAAATGGTATATTTGGTAGAGACTACttcttttcatttcataatGTAGTTTCAACAACAAAAGAGGATCTCCTAAAACTGATTTTTTTGCAGGAAACAATATGAATACATTATATCTTTTACATTTCTCTTATGCATATTGTGAAGGTGAAAATGGAGGAAAATCCGATAATTCTtaggaaaaaattataaagcGAAAATTTgagttgttttgaaaaaaattgtggaGAGATAGTACTGAAAATAGAGAgaattaaatctgaaaattaataaataaaggaaGTAAAGATTGAGGGAGTGAAAATAGGAAGAGATAGAGTGAGTAAAAATAGGAAGAGGTTGAGGGAGTGAAAGAACgagtaaaaatagaaaaaaaacgTGTATAACTTTATGTATCTGGAACTAtgaatttgaaaggaaaaagagggatttttgaaatatttttaaatgatag harbors:
- the LOC104645747 gene encoding aldehyde dehydrogenase family 3 member F1 isoform X1, with protein sequence MDVVEEDVLGEVTTAFRSRRTRSVAWRKAQLQAILKLLDENEEEIFEALRQDLGKHPVESYRDEVGVVRKSATNALRCVEKWMAPQKAPIPLVLFPARGAVVSEPLGVVLIFVSWNFPISLALDPVIGAISAGNAIVLKPSELAPKCSSVLANTIPRYLDPEAIKVVEGGHDVSEQLLQLKWDKIFFTGSPRVGRLIMSAAAKHLTPVTLELGGKCPTILDRLSNFSDLQVAVKRIVGGKWGPCNGQACIGIDYVLVETQFAPVLIELLEKSIKTFYGENLKTLANLARIVNKHHFDRVHNLLKDPKVAASVVYGGSVDEENMAIEPTILLNPPLDADIMNEEIFGPLLPIITLKNIEESIPFINSRPKPLAIYAFTKNDSLKEKILQETSSGSLTFNDAMIQFLCDTLPFGGVGQSGYGRYHGKFTFDTFSHEKAVLHRSFLVELESRYPPWNDFKMEFVRLAYNYDYLGMILLLLGLRGLFRTNRRQ
- the LOC104645747 gene encoding aldehyde dehydrogenase family 3 member F1 isoform X2 — its product is MHDQGLVSHSFQVGVVRKSATNALRCVEKWMAPQKAPIPLVLFPARGAVVSEPLGVVLIFVSWNFPISLALDPVIGAISAGNAIVLKPSELAPKCSSVLANTIPRYLDPEAIKVVEGGHDVSEQLLQLKWDKIFFTGSPRVGRLIMSAAAKHLTPVTLELGGKCPTILDRLSNFSDLQVAVKRIVGGKWGPCNGQACIGIDYVLVETQFAPVLIELLEKSIKTFYGENLKTLANLARIVNKHHFDRVHNLLKDPKVAASVVYGGSVDEENMAIEPTILLNPPLDADIMNEEIFGPLLPIITLKNIEESIPFINSRPKPLAIYAFTKNDSLKEKILQETSSGSLTFNDAMIQFLCDTLPFGGVGQSGYGRYHGKFTFDTFSHEKAVLHRSFLVELESRYPPWNDFKMEFVRLAYNYDYLGMILLLLGLRGLFRTNRRQ